From the Serratia nematodiphila DZ0503SBS1 genome, one window contains:
- the yjjJ gene encoding type II toxin-antitoxin system HipA family toxin YjjJ gives MLTVEQVLRHGPATARQLTEALGISQPTLSRRIRELAGAVLILGKGKATRYVLRRGIGGERQFPLYRVDERGKAHLFATLCPLYPADNCAVCDERSGEWQLYDGLPWYLNDLRPIGFLGRAWGKAAAHELNLPEDVRRWDEGQRLLALCRYGEDMTGDLLPGADSYQRWLMRETAVAIAAEDKTERYAALSVQALAGELVGSSAGGEQPKFAAYAELTPGHRAHVLVKFSLAPTHAIAQRWSDLLIAESLALQTVAAAGLPAATAQILFGADRQCFLEVERFDRIGEEGRVAMVSLEALDAEFSGSGHANWVVAANRLLQQGVIDRSACQRIALYWAFGRLIANSDMHQGNLSFLRPTQRPVMLAPLYDMLPMAFAPASSGNLRHDAVEIRLSNEVSGAVWRQAELLALEFWRRTAQHDDLSEAFRAIAEQMLAQLQKLHERIQRLA, from the coding sequence ATGCTCACCGTTGAACAAGTTTTGCGTCATGGGCCGGCCACGGCTCGTCAACTGACAGAAGCGTTGGGCATCAGCCAGCCGACGCTATCGCGCCGTATCCGCGAACTGGCGGGCGCCGTATTGATCCTCGGTAAAGGTAAGGCGACGCGCTATGTATTGCGGCGCGGGATCGGCGGTGAGAGGCAGTTTCCGCTGTATCGGGTTGATGAACGGGGTAAGGCGCACCTGTTTGCCACGCTTTGCCCGCTGTATCCTGCCGATAACTGTGCGGTGTGCGATGAGCGCAGCGGAGAGTGGCAGCTCTATGACGGCCTGCCATGGTATCTGAATGACCTGAGGCCGATTGGCTTTCTTGGGCGAGCCTGGGGCAAAGCGGCGGCCCACGAGTTGAATTTGCCGGAGGATGTGCGGCGATGGGATGAGGGCCAACGTCTGTTGGCGCTCTGCCGTTATGGCGAAGACATGACCGGCGATTTGCTGCCTGGCGCCGACAGCTATCAGCGTTGGTTGATGCGGGAGACTGCCGTCGCTATCGCGGCGGAAGATAAAACCGAGCGTTACGCCGCATTGTCTGTCCAGGCGCTGGCCGGGGAGTTGGTGGGTTCCTCCGCCGGTGGCGAACAACCCAAATTTGCCGCCTATGCTGAGCTGACGCCTGGGCATCGTGCGCATGTTTTGGTGAAGTTCAGTCTGGCGCCGACGCATGCCATTGCACAGCGCTGGAGCGATTTGCTGATCGCCGAGTCACTGGCGTTGCAGACGGTCGCCGCTGCGGGATTGCCTGCCGCAACGGCGCAAATCCTGTTTGGCGCCGATCGACAATGCTTTTTAGAGGTAGAGCGCTTTGATCGCATCGGCGAAGAAGGGCGGGTGGCGATGGTGTCACTGGAGGCGCTGGATGCCGAGTTCAGCGGCAGCGGCCATGCCAACTGGGTTGTGGCGGCTAATCGGTTATTGCAGCAAGGCGTGATTGATCGCTCTGCCTGCCAACGGATTGCCCTGTATTGGGCCTTTGGCCGCTTGATCGCCAATAGCGATATGCACCAGGGTAATCTGTCGTTCTTGCGGCCAACGCAGCGGCCGGTCATGTTGGCGCCTTTGTACGATATGCTGCCGATGGCTTTTGCCCCGGCAAGCAGCGGCAATCTGCGCCACGACGCAGTGGAGATCCGTTTGAGCAATGAGGTGAGCGGCGCCGTCTGGCGGCAAGCGGAGCTATTGGCTCTCGAGTTCTGGCGGCGCACGGCGCAACATGACGACCTCAGCGAGGCGTTCCGGGCGATTGCCGAGCAAATGCTGGCGCAACTGCAGAAACTGCACGAACGCATTCAACGCCTGGCCTGA
- a CDS encoding NupC/NupG family nucleoside CNT transporter, which yields MQLIMSLVGMAVLIAIAVLLSSNRRAIKLRTVVWAFIIQVGIGALVLYVPLGRSILGSMSNGVANVIAYGNQGISFIFGGLVSDKMFEVFGGGGFVFALRVLPVIVFFSSLIAVLYYLGIMQLVIRVLGGGLHKLLGTSRTESLSATANIFVGQTEAPLVVRPYIATMSQSELFAVMCGGLASVAGSVLAGYAQMGVPLEYLIAASFMAAPGGLLFAKLMVPETEQTHDKDDAMKLIAEEDRPANVIDAAASGAASGMQLALNVGAMLLAFIALIALLNGILGGIGGWFDYPQLSLELILGWVFSPIAFLIGVPWSEAMTAGSFIGQKIIVNEFVAYMNFGAYLRPDDVVAAEGLQVLSTHTKAIISFALCGFANLSSVAILLGGLGSMAPNRRHDIARFGLKAVAAGTLSNLMSATIAGFFLAL from the coding sequence ATGCAACTCATCATGAGTCTGGTCGGTATGGCGGTGCTGATCGCCATTGCGGTGCTGCTCTCCAGCAACCGTCGGGCCATCAAATTGCGCACCGTGGTGTGGGCGTTCATCATTCAGGTCGGCATCGGCGCGCTGGTGCTGTACGTGCCGCTGGGCCGCAGCATTCTCGGCAGTATGTCTAACGGCGTGGCAAACGTTATCGCCTACGGCAATCAGGGCATTTCGTTCATCTTCGGCGGGCTGGTGTCCGACAAGATGTTCGAGGTGTTCGGCGGCGGCGGCTTCGTATTCGCGCTGCGCGTCCTGCCGGTGATCGTGTTCTTCTCCTCGCTGATTGCGGTGCTGTACTACCTCGGCATCATGCAGTTGGTGATCCGCGTGTTGGGCGGCGGCCTGCACAAGCTGCTGGGCACCTCGCGCACCGAATCGCTGTCGGCGACCGCCAACATTTTCGTTGGCCAGACCGAAGCGCCGCTGGTGGTACGCCCCTATATCGCCACCATGAGCCAGTCAGAACTGTTCGCCGTGATGTGCGGCGGCCTGGCCTCGGTAGCCGGTTCGGTGTTGGCGGGGTACGCGCAGATGGGCGTGCCGCTGGAATATCTGATCGCCGCGTCCTTCATGGCCGCGCCGGGCGGGCTGCTGTTCGCCAAGCTGATGGTGCCGGAAACCGAGCAGACCCACGATAAAGACGATGCGATGAAGCTGATCGCCGAAGAGGATCGTCCGGCCAACGTGATCGATGCGGCGGCTTCCGGCGCGGCTTCCGGCATGCAGCTGGCGCTGAACGTCGGTGCGATGCTGCTGGCGTTTATCGCGCTGATCGCTTTGCTTAACGGTATTCTCGGCGGTATCGGCGGCTGGTTCGATTATCCGCAGCTGTCGCTTGAACTGATCCTCGGCTGGGTGTTCTCGCCGATCGCTTTCCTGATCGGCGTGCCGTGGAGCGAGGCGATGACCGCCGGTTCGTTCATCGGCCAGAAGATCATCGTCAACGAATTCGTCGCCTACATGAACTTCGGCGCCTATCTGCGCCCGGATGACGTAGTGGCGGCGGAAGGCCTGCAGGTGCTGTCGACGCACACCAAGGCGATCATCTCCTTTGCGCTGTGCGGCTTCGCCAACCTCTCCTCGGTGGCGATCTTGCTGGGCGGTCTGGGCAGCATGGCGCCCAACCGTCGCCACGACATCGCGCGCTTCGGTCTGAAGGCCGTGGCGGCCGGCACGCTGTCCAACCTGATGAGTGCCACCATCGCCGGCTTCTTCCTGGCGCTGTAA
- the deoD gene encoding purine-nucleoside phosphorylase — protein MATPHINAEMGDFADVVLMPGDPLRAKYIAETFLEGAVEVNNVRGMLGFTGTYKGRRISVMGHGMGIPSCSIYARELIAEFGVKKIIRVGSCGAVRDDIKLRDVVIGMGACTDSKVNRLRFKDNDYAAIADFDMVRNAVDAAAAQGIPARVGNIFSADLFYTPDPDMFQVMKKYGILGVEMEAAGIYGVAAELYEEFGCKALTICTVSDHILRHEATTAAERQTTFNEMIVIALESVLLGDKA, from the coding sequence ATGGCTACGCCGCACATTAATGCTGAGATGGGTGATTTCGCTGACGTAGTACTGATGCCGGGCGATCCGCTGCGCGCAAAATACATCGCCGAAACCTTCCTGGAAGGCGCGGTGGAAGTGAACAACGTGCGCGGCATGTTGGGCTTCACCGGCACCTACAAAGGCCGCCGCATCTCCGTAATGGGCCACGGCATGGGCATCCCGTCCTGCTCGATCTATGCGCGCGAGCTGATCGCCGAGTTCGGCGTGAAGAAGATCATTCGCGTGGGTTCCTGCGGCGCGGTGCGTGACGATATCAAACTGCGCGACGTGGTGATCGGCATGGGCGCGTGCACCGACTCCAAGGTGAACCGTCTGCGCTTCAAGGACAACGACTACGCGGCGATCGCCGACTTCGACATGGTGCGCAACGCGGTCGACGCCGCGGCGGCGCAGGGCATCCCGGCGCGCGTGGGCAACATCTTCTCCGCCGATCTGTTCTACACCCCGGATCCGGACATGTTCCAGGTGATGAAGAAGTACGGCATCCTGGGCGTGGAAATGGAAGCGGCCGGCATCTACGGCGTGGCGGCGGAGCTGTACGAAGAGTTCGGCTGTAAAGCGCTGACCATCTGCACCGTGTCCGACCACATCCTGCGTCACGAAGCGACCACGGCGGCGGAACGCCAGACCACCTTTAACGAAATGATCGTTATCGCGCTGGAATCCGTGCTGCTGGGCGACAAAGCGTAA
- the serB gene encoding phosphoserine phosphatase, which yields MSNSLTYCDLPAEISQWPGLPLSLSGDEVMPLDYRAGNTGWLLYGRKLDKARITQFQRKLGAAMVIVTAWGVDDYQVVRLAGTLTPRAKLLAAESGLDVAPLGKIPHLRTPGLLVMDMDSTAIEIECIDEIAKLAGVGEQVAEVTERAMRGELDFTASLRQRVGTLKGADANILKQVRDELPLMPGLTSLVGKLQAMGWHVAIASGGFTYYAEYLRNRLRLVAAAANELEIRDGKLTGEVLGPVVDAQFKADTLLRLAEKLEIPLAQTVAIGDGANDLKMMQAAGLGIAYHAKPKVYEKAQVSIRHADLMGVLCILTGSLKHEVR from the coding sequence ATGTCAAACAGTCTGACCTATTGCGATCTTCCGGCGGAGATCTCTCAATGGCCGGGTCTTCCCCTTTCGCTCAGCGGCGACGAAGTGATGCCGCTGGACTACCGGGCGGGCAATACCGGGTGGCTGTTATACGGCAGGAAGCTGGACAAGGCGCGCATTACCCAATTCCAACGCAAGCTGGGCGCGGCGATGGTGATCGTCACCGCCTGGGGCGTGGACGACTATCAGGTGGTGCGCCTGGCGGGCACCTTGACGCCGCGCGCCAAGCTGTTGGCGGCGGAGAGCGGGCTGGACGTGGCGCCGCTCGGCAAGATCCCGCACCTGCGCACGCCGGGGCTGCTGGTGATGGACATGGATTCGACGGCGATCGAGATCGAGTGCATCGACGAGATCGCCAAATTGGCGGGCGTCGGCGAACAGGTGGCGGAAGTCACCGAACGCGCGATGCGCGGCGAGCTGGACTTTACCGCCAGCCTGCGCCAGCGTGTCGGCACGCTGAAAGGGGCCGACGCCAACATCCTCAAGCAGGTGCGCGACGAGCTGCCGTTGATGCCGGGGCTGACCAGCCTGGTGGGCAAGCTGCAGGCGATGGGCTGGCATGTGGCGATCGCCTCCGGCGGCTTCACCTACTACGCCGAATACCTGCGCAACCGGCTGCGGCTGGTGGCGGCGGCGGCCAATGAGCTGGAGATCCGCGACGGCAAGCTGACCGGCGAAGTGCTGGGGCCGGTGGTGGACGCGCAGTTTAAAGCCGACACGCTGCTGCGGCTGGCGGAGAAGCTGGAGATCCCGCTGGCGCAAACCGTGGCTATCGGCGACGGCGCCAACGATTTGAAAATGATGCAGGCGGCGGGGCTGGGCATCGCCTACCACGCCAAGCCGAAAGTGTATGAAAAAGCGCAGGTATCGATCCGGCATGCGGATTTGATGGGCGTGCTGTGTATTCTCACCGGCAGCCTGAAACACGAAGTGCGATAA
- a CDS encoding patatin-like phospholipase family protein, which produces MGYRIPITLGNIEPLASKPFRPGKMALVCEGGGQRGIFTAGVLDEFQRAGFNPFDLLIGTSAGAQNLSAYICGQMGYARRVITRYTTSAQFFNPLRFVRGGHLIDLDWLVDTAAAQMPLAMDVAEQHFIDGREFLLCACRSDDFEPAYLPAQRERWLPAIKASSAIPGFYRQGVELDGVSYQDGGISDAIPVEEAYRRGADTIVVIRTVPSQMYYTPQWMKRMEHWLSDSSLQQMVRILQHHEQSYHRIQRFIEKPPGKLRIFEIFPPKPLASNALGSRLGALNQDYHLGRRCGRYFLATVGQWMAQQEPDGIKVQKSLSRRLIQPENVRMPSPIVTDIAMSPDLTAQPEAAVAAPKLILPGDLPPGEGGAL; this is translated from the coding sequence TTGGGATACAGAATACCCATCACGCTCGGCAATATAGAACCGCTGGCGTCTAAACCTTTTCGACCAGGAAAAATGGCGTTGGTCTGCGAAGGCGGCGGCCAGCGCGGCATTTTCACCGCCGGCGTGCTGGACGAGTTTCAGCGCGCGGGCTTTAACCCTTTCGATCTGCTGATTGGCACGTCGGCCGGCGCGCAAAATCTGTCCGCCTATATCTGCGGGCAGATGGGCTACGCGCGCCGGGTGATCACCCGTTACACCACCTCGGCCCAGTTCTTCAATCCGCTGCGCTTCGTGCGCGGCGGGCATCTGATCGATCTCGATTGGCTGGTTGATACGGCGGCGGCGCAGATGCCGCTGGCGATGGACGTGGCGGAACAGCATTTTATCGACGGGCGCGAATTCCTGCTGTGCGCCTGCCGCAGCGACGATTTCGAACCGGCCTATCTGCCGGCGCAGCGTGAACGCTGGCTGCCGGCCATCAAGGCGTCCAGCGCCATTCCCGGCTTTTACCGTCAGGGCGTGGAGTTGGACGGCGTCAGCTATCAGGACGGCGGCATCAGCGATGCGATCCCGGTGGAAGAGGCCTACCGCCGCGGCGCCGACACCATCGTGGTGATCCGCACCGTGCCTTCGCAAATGTACTACACCCCGCAGTGGATGAAGCGCATGGAGCACTGGCTGAGCGACAGCAGCCTGCAGCAGATGGTGCGCATCCTGCAGCATCATGAGCAAAGCTATCACCGCATCCAGCGCTTTATCGAGAAGCCGCCGGGCAAGCTGCGCATCTTCGAGATCTTCCCGCCTAAGCCGCTGGCCAGCAATGCGCTGGGCAGCCGACTGGGGGCGCTCAATCAGGATTATCACCTGGGGCGCCGCTGCGGCCGCTACTTCCTGGCCACCGTCGGCCAGTGGATGGCGCAGCAGGAACCGGACGGTATCAAGGTGCAAAAATCGTTGTCGCGCCGCCTTATCCAGCCGGAGAACGTCAGAATGCCTTCGCCGATCGTGACCGACATCGCCATGTCGCCCGATCTCACGGCGCAGCCGGAGGCTGCGGTGGCGGCGCCGAAGCTCATTCTGCCGGGCGATCTGCCGCCGGGTGAAGGGGGCGCGCTGTGA
- a CDS encoding TatD family hydrolase, with product MSYAFTDTHCHFDFPPFTGHEAESLTRAASAGVQRIIVPTVTADRFTRVLRLAQDHAPLFAALGLHPLYIAQHHEPQLEQLAALLAERPRKLVAVGEIGLDLYMDNPQFERQQSVLLAQLRLAKQHDLPVILHSRRTHDQLAAALRRMQLPRRGVVHGFAGSLSQAQAFIRLGYYIGVGGTITYERAQKTRGVMAQLPLEALLLETDAPDMPLAGYQGQPNRPERAAEVFHALCELRPEPADEIAAHLQRNTQSLFAMPD from the coding sequence GTGAGCTACGCCTTTACCGACACCCACTGCCATTTCGATTTCCCGCCCTTTACCGGACATGAGGCCGAGAGCCTGACGCGGGCGGCAAGCGCCGGCGTGCAGCGCATCATCGTCCCGACGGTTACCGCCGATCGCTTCACGCGGGTGCTGCGGCTGGCGCAGGATCACGCGCCGCTGTTCGCCGCGTTGGGGCTGCACCCGCTGTATATCGCGCAGCATCATGAGCCGCAGCTGGAACAGCTGGCGGCGCTGTTGGCCGAACGGCCGCGCAAGCTGGTGGCGGTGGGGGAGATCGGGCTCGATCTGTATATGGACAACCCGCAGTTCGAGCGCCAGCAAAGCGTGCTGCTGGCCCAACTGAGGCTGGCGAAACAGCATGACCTGCCGGTGATCCTGCACTCGCGGCGTACCCACGATCAGCTGGCCGCGGCGCTGCGGCGCATGCAGCTGCCGCGTCGCGGCGTGGTGCACGGCTTCGCCGGCAGCCTGTCGCAGGCGCAGGCGTTTATCCGCCTCGGCTATTACATCGGCGTGGGCGGCACCATCACCTATGAGCGGGCGCAGAAAACGCGCGGCGTGATGGCGCAGCTGCCGCTTGAGGCGCTGCTGCTGGAGACGGATGCGCCGGACATGCCGCTGGCCGGTTATCAGGGGCAGCCGAATCGCCCCGAGCGTGCCGCCGAGGTGTTTCACGCGCTGTGCGAGCTGCGGCCGGAACCGGCCGACGAGATCGCCGCTCATCTGCAACGCAATACCCAGTCACTGTTTGCCATGCCGGATTGA
- a CDS encoding YtjB family periplasmic protein, protein MARAKLKFRLHRTAIILICLALLVLLMQGASYFSLSHQMARSEQVEELAQTLTKQVAYSLAPLLDDDGNNPRIDAILKQLTDHSRILDVSVYQLDGTLVSHAGEQISIRDRLSLDGKRAGSYFNHQLVESIQGKDGPIGFIRITLDTHVLATESKQVDNTTNLLRLMILLALAIGIILARTLLQHRRSRWQQSPYLLTANTPLEEGNTVEDDEDAPETKQEAPKKE, encoded by the coding sequence ATGGCTCGCGCTAAACTGAAATTTCGCCTGCACCGCACCGCTATTATCCTGATTTGCCTGGCTTTGCTGGTGCTGCTGATGCAGGGCGCCTCTTATTTTAGCCTGAGTCACCAAATGGCGCGATCCGAGCAGGTGGAAGAGCTGGCGCAGACGCTGACCAAACAGGTCGCCTACAGCCTGGCGCCGCTGCTGGACGACGACGGCAACAACCCGCGCATCGACGCCATCCTCAAGCAGCTCACCGATCACAGCCGCATTCTCGACGTCAGCGTGTATCAGTTGGACGGCACGCTGGTCTCCCACGCCGGGGAGCAGATAAGTATACGCGATCGCCTGTCGCTCGACGGCAAACGCGCCGGCAGCTACTTCAACCACCAGTTGGTCGAATCCATTCAGGGCAAAGACGGCCCGATCGGCTTTATCCGCATTACCCTCGACACCCACGTGCTGGCGACCGAATCCAAACAGGTGGACAACACCACCAACCTGCTGCGCCTGATGATCCTGCTGGCGCTGGCGATCGGCATCATTCTGGCGCGCACCCTGCTGCAGCACCGCCGCAGCCGCTGGCAGCAGTCGCCGTACCTGTTGACCGCCAACACGCCACTGGAAGAAGGCAATACGGTGGAAGACGACGAGGATGCGCCGGAGACAAAGCAGGAAGCGCCGAAGAAGGAGTAA
- the deoC gene encoding deoxyribose-phosphate aldolase, giving the protein MTELTAAAQRALNLMDLTTLNDDDTDEKVIALCRQANSPAGHTAAICIYPRFIPVARKALREQGTPDIRIATVTNFPHGNDDIDIALAETRAAIAYGADEVDVVFPYRALIAGNEQVGFELVKQCKQACQAANVLLKVIIETGELKQADLIRKASEIAIKAGADFIKTSTGKVPVNATLESAELMMSVIRDLGVAKTVGFKPAGGVRTAEDALHYLQLADRILGEGWADARHFRFGASSLLASLLTALGHQTQTAGGGY; this is encoded by the coding sequence ATGACCGAATTAACCGCAGCAGCGCAACGTGCGCTGAACTTGATGGATTTAACCACGCTGAATGATGATGACACCGACGAGAAAGTGATCGCGCTCTGTCGTCAGGCCAACAGCCCGGCCGGCCACACGGCGGCCATCTGCATCTACCCGCGTTTTATCCCGGTGGCGCGTAAGGCGCTGCGCGAGCAAGGCACGCCGGACATCCGCATCGCCACCGTGACCAACTTCCCGCATGGCAATGACGATATCGACATCGCGCTGGCGGAAACCCGCGCGGCGATCGCCTATGGCGCGGATGAAGTGGACGTGGTGTTCCCATACCGTGCGCTGATCGCCGGCAACGAACAGGTCGGCTTCGAGCTGGTGAAACAGTGCAAGCAGGCTTGCCAGGCGGCTAACGTGCTGCTGAAAGTGATCATCGAAACCGGTGAGCTGAAACAGGCCGATTTGATCCGCAAGGCGTCCGAGATCGCCATCAAGGCCGGGGCTGACTTTATCAAGACCTCCACCGGCAAGGTGCCGGTCAACGCCACCCTGGAGAGCGCCGAGCTGATGATGTCGGTGATCCGCGATCTGGGCGTGGCGAAGACGGTGGGCTTCAAGCCGGCCGGCGGCGTGCGCACCGCGGAAGACGCGCTGCATTATCTGCAACTTGCCGATCGTATTCTGGGCGAGGGGTGGGCCGATGCGCGGCATTTCCGCTTTGGCGCTTCCAGCCTGCTGGCCAGCTTGCTGACCGCGCTGGGCCACCAGACCCAGACCGCCGGCGGCGGCTACTGA
- the deoA gene encoding thymidine phosphorylase codes for MFLAQEIIRKKRDGQPLSEAEIRFFINGIRDNVVSEGQIAALAMTIYFHDMSMPERVALTMAMRDSGTVLDWKSLALNGPIVDKHSTGGVGDVTSLMLGPMVAACGGYVPMISGRGLGHTGGTLDKLEAIPGFNIFPDDNAFRKIIQDVGVAIIGQTSSLAPADKRFYATRDITATVDSIPLITASILAKKLAEGLDALVMDVKVGSGAFMPTYALSQDLAQAIVGVANGAGCKTTALLTDMNQVLASSAGNAVEVREAVRFLTGEYRNPRLLEVTLALCVEMLLSGGLANDEADARAKLQAVLDNGKAAEVFGRMVAAQQGPIDFVERYDSYLPAATLSKPVYAENPGIISAMDTRALGMAVVSLGGGRRRASDAIDYSVGLTEVARLGDKVDAQQPLAMIHANDEESWQQAADAVRSAMTLSDKAPEATPVVYKRVTE; via the coding sequence TTGTTCCTGGCTCAAGAAATTATTCGTAAGAAACGCGACGGCCAGCCGTTAAGCGAAGCGGAAATCCGCTTTTTCATCAACGGCATTCGCGACAATGTGGTGTCGGAAGGGCAGATCGCCGCGCTGGCGATGACCATTTATTTCCATGACATGAGCATGCCGGAGCGCGTGGCGCTCACCATGGCGATGCGCGATTCCGGCACCGTGCTGGACTGGAAGAGTTTGGCGCTGAACGGCCCGATCGTCGACAAGCATTCGACCGGCGGCGTGGGCGACGTGACCTCGCTGATGCTCGGCCCGATGGTGGCGGCCTGCGGCGGCTATGTGCCGATGATCTCCGGCCGCGGCCTGGGGCATACCGGCGGCACGCTGGACAAGCTGGAAGCTATTCCGGGTTTCAATATTTTCCCGGACGATAACGCCTTCCGCAAAATTATTCAGGACGTCGGCGTGGCGATCATCGGCCAGACCAGCTCGCTGGCGCCGGCGGACAAACGTTTTTACGCCACCCGCGACATCACCGCCACCGTGGATTCTATCCCGCTGATCACCGCCTCCATTCTGGCCAAGAAACTGGCGGAAGGGCTGGATGCGCTGGTGATGGACGTGAAGGTCGGTTCCGGCGCCTTTATGCCGACCTACGCCCTGTCGCAAGATTTGGCGCAGGCGATCGTCGGCGTGGCCAACGGCGCGGGCTGCAAGACCACCGCGCTGCTGACCGACATGAACCAGGTGCTGGCCTCCAGCGCCGGCAATGCGGTGGAAGTGCGCGAAGCGGTGCGCTTCCTGACCGGCGAATACCGCAATCCGCGCCTGCTGGAAGTGACGCTGGCGCTGTGCGTGGAGATGCTGCTGTCCGGCGGCCTGGCGAATGACGAGGCCGATGCGCGCGCCAAACTGCAGGCGGTGCTGGACAACGGCAAGGCGGCGGAAGTGTTTGGCCGCATGGTCGCGGCGCAGCAAGGGCCGATAGACTTCGTCGAACGTTATGATAGCTATCTGCCGGCGGCAACGCTGAGCAAGCCGGTGTATGCTGAAAATCCGGGCATCATCAGCGCCATGGATACCCGCGCGCTGGGCATGGCGGTGGTTTCGCTGGGCGGCGGCCGCCGCCGGGCGAGCGACGCCATCGATTACAGCGTCGGTCTGACCGAGGTGGCGCGCCTGGGTGATAAGGTGGATGCCCAGCAGCCGCTGGCGATGATCCACGCCAACGATGAAGAGAGCTGGCAGCAGGCGGCCGATGCGGTGCGTAGCGCAATGACGCTGAGCGACAAGGCGCCGGAGGCGACGCCGGTGGTGTATAAGCGCGTCACGGAATAA
- the deoB gene encoding phosphopentomutase, with amino-acid sequence MKRTFIMVLDSFGIGASEDAERFGDQGSDTLGHIAEVCARGEANVGRQGPLTLPNLSRLGLGKAAEESTGNFPQGLDRNADIIGAYAYASELSSGKDTPSGHWEIAGVPVLFDWGYFKDEHNSFPQALLDKLVERANLPGYLGNCHSSGTVILDQLGEEHMKTGKPIFYTSADSVFQIACHEETFGLDRLYELCEIAREELTEGGYNIGRVIARPFVGDKPGHFQRTGNRHDLAVEPPAPTVLKKLVDEKGGEVVSIGKIADIYANVGITKKVKATGIDALFDATLIEMEKAGDNTIVFTNFVDFDSSYGHRRDVAGYAAALELFDRRLPELLKLVKDEDIIIFTADHGCDPTWPGTDHTREHIPVLVYGPKVKPGSLGHRETFADIGQTVANYFGLSPMDYGKTLF; translated from the coding sequence ATGAAACGCACATTTATTATGGTATTGGACTCCTTCGGCATCGGCGCCAGCGAAGACGCCGAACGTTTTGGCGACCAGGGTTCCGACACTCTGGGCCACATCGCCGAGGTTTGCGCGCGCGGTGAAGCCAACGTGGGCCGCCAGGGCCCGCTGACGCTGCCTAACCTGAGCCGCCTGGGGCTCGGCAAAGCGGCGGAAGAGTCCACCGGCAACTTCCCGCAGGGGCTGGATCGCAATGCCGATATCATCGGCGCTTACGCATACGCCAGCGAGCTCTCTTCCGGTAAAGACACGCCGTCGGGCCACTGGGAAATCGCCGGCGTGCCGGTACTGTTCGACTGGGGCTACTTCAAGGACGAGCACAACAGCTTCCCGCAGGCGCTGCTGGATAAGCTGGTGGAGCGCGCCAACCTGCCGGGCTACCTGGGCAACTGTCACTCATCCGGCACCGTGATCCTCGATCAGCTGGGCGAAGAGCACATGAAAACCGGCAAGCCGATTTTCTACACCTCCGCCGACTCGGTGTTCCAGATCGCCTGCCATGAAGAAACCTTCGGCCTGGATCGCCTGTACGAGCTGTGCGAAATCGCGCGTGAAGAGCTAACCGAAGGCGGTTACAACATCGGCCGCGTGATCGCGCGTCCGTTCGTCGGCGACAAGCCGGGCCACTTCCAGCGCACCGGCAACCGCCACGATCTGGCGGTAGAGCCGCCGGCGCCGACCGTGCTGAAAAAGCTGGTGGACGAGAAGGGCGGCGAAGTGGTGTCGATCGGTAAAATCGCCGACATCTATGCCAACGTCGGCATCACCAAGAAGGTGAAGGCAACCGGCATCGACGCGCTGTTCGACGCGACCCTGATTGAAATGGAAAAGGCCGGCGACAACACCATCGTGTTCACCAACTTCGTGGACTTCGACTCCTCTTACGGCCACCGCCGCGACGTGGCGGGCTACGCCGCCGCGCTGGAGCTGTTCGACCGCCGCCTGCCGGAGCTGCTGAAGCTGGTGAAAGACGAAGACATCATCATCTTCACCGCCGACCACGGCTGCGACCCGACCTGGCCGGGCACCGATCACACCCGTGAGCACATCCCGGTGCTGGTCTACGGCCCGAAAGTGAAACCGGGCTCGCTGGGCCACCGCGAGACCTTCGCCGACATCGGCCAGACCGTCGCCAATTATTTTGGCCTGTCGCCGATGGATTATGGTAAGACCCTGTTTTAA